The window GAGCGCATCGAAGCCGACATGCCCCCGGCCCCCCGGCCCGCGGCCGAGACCCGCGTCGTCTTCCTGCCCCGTGATCCCCAGTGGGCCTATGTCTTCTGGGACATCTCCGAGGACGACCGCTCAGACGCCCTCCATGCCGGCG of the Cyanobium sp. AMD-g genome contains:
- a CDS encoding Rho termination factor N-terminal domain-containing protein yields the protein MTLRQLRQIASDLGVSLYSRKSKEELVEAISTRQVEEGEGRSLERIEADMPPAPRPAAETRVVFLPRDPQWAYVFWDISEDDRSDALHAG